In a single window of the Serratia quinivorans genome:
- the eamB_3 gene encoding Cysteine/O-acetylserine efflux protein codes for MDASLFLSMLGFLWVAAITPGPNNMLLTTSGANFGFMRSLLLMIGIMLGMQSILLLVAFGVGSLILVYPALHLVLKILGSLYLLWLAWKVATAAYEKLETDVAPPKPIRLYQGWLLQFLNPKAWLMALGAVASFSLAGAQYNASILAISLGIFVVNIIAGVIWLGFGTVIGRLLRSKKAWIIFNVSMGLLTAACVLLIWH; via the coding sequence ATGGATGCGAGTTTATTTCTTTCGATGTTAGGTTTTCTGTGGGTGGCCGCGATCACACCTGGCCCCAACAATATGTTACTGACCACTTCCGGTGCCAACTTTGGCTTTATGCGTTCACTGTTGCTGATGATTGGCATCATGCTCGGCATGCAAAGCATTTTGCTGCTGGTGGCGTTCGGCGTTGGCAGCCTGATTCTGGTTTATCCGGCGCTGCATCTGGTGCTGAAAATTCTCGGTAGCCTGTATCTGCTGTGGCTGGCATGGAAAGTGGCTACCGCCGCTTATGAAAAGCTGGAAACCGACGTGGCACCGCCCAAACCGATACGGCTCTACCAGGGTTGGCTGCTACAGTTCCTTAATCCCAAGGCCTGGCTGATGGCGCTGGGGGCGGTGGCCAGCTTCAGCCTGGCGGGTGCTCAATACAACGCCTCGATTCTGGCGATCTCACTGGGCATATTCGTGGTGAACATCATTGCCGGCGTGATTTGGTTGGGATTTGGCACGGTGATTGGCCGACTGCTGCGCAGCAAAAAGGCCTGGATCATTTTTAACGTTTCTATGGGGTTGCTCACCGCGGCCTGTGTGTTACTCATCTGGCATTAA
- the cytR_2 gene encoding HTH-type transcriptional repressor CytR, producing the protein MSIEKVAKLAGVSAATVSRVLNGQQIVKPATRDKVLAAIRACDYQPNLLARQLRTSRSRMLLVLVSSITNPFCSLVVRGIEEEAERHGYHILLCNSESNPTRESAYLSLLSGKVVDGVITMDAVSCLPGLTAMIGDFPWVQCGEGDPEFRASSVTIDNHQAARAGVRYLAARGRRRIALINSDMRYLYSQQREQGYRQALAEAGFDYCQVEYVEGLEYAAGALAMARLLDAGPRPDAVFTISDVIAGGAMSTLHQQGLRIPEDVAVMGFDGVPFGAVTTPPLTTVEQPMHQFGVRSVQLLLEKIKNPQQPPRNEVLEWRLVERGSA; encoded by the coding sequence ATGTCGATCGAAAAGGTGGCGAAACTCGCCGGCGTCTCTGCCGCGACGGTCTCACGGGTATTGAACGGCCAGCAAATCGTCAAACCGGCCACTCGCGACAAGGTACTGGCGGCGATCCGCGCATGCGACTACCAACCCAACCTGCTGGCGCGTCAGCTACGCACTTCGCGTAGCCGTATGCTGCTGGTACTGGTTTCCAGTATCACCAATCCTTTTTGTTCCCTGGTAGTACGCGGTATCGAAGAAGAAGCCGAACGCCACGGCTACCACATTTTGCTGTGCAACTCCGAATCCAATCCAACCCGGGAGTCCGCCTATCTCAGCCTGCTGAGCGGTAAAGTGGTCGACGGCGTGATTACCATGGACGCCGTCAGTTGCCTGCCCGGCCTGACCGCAATGATTGGCGATTTTCCCTGGGTACAATGCGGCGAAGGCGATCCCGAGTTCCGTGCCTCTTCAGTCACCATCGACAACCATCAGGCGGCGAGGGCCGGCGTGCGTTATTTAGCTGCACGGGGCCGACGACGTATTGCCCTGATCAACAGCGACATGCGCTATCTCTACTCGCAGCAGCGAGAGCAAGGTTATCGACAGGCGCTGGCCGAAGCCGGATTCGACTATTGTCAGGTGGAATACGTCGAGGGGTTGGAATATGCCGCCGGTGCGTTGGCCATGGCTCGCCTGCTGGATGCCGGGCCGCGACCGGATGCGGTATTCACCATCTCCGACGTGATCGCCGGTGGGGCGATGAGCACCCTGCACCAACAGGGATTGCGCATTCCCGAAGATGTCGCGGTAATGGGCTTTGACGGCGTGCCATTCGGGGCCGTCACCACGCCACCGCTGACCACCGTCGAACAACCGATGCACCAGTTCGGCGTGCGCAGCGTGCAGTTGCTGCTGGAAAAAATCAAAAATCCGCAACAACCACCGCGCAATGAAGTGCTTGAGTGGCGGCTGGTTGAGCGTGGCTCAGCCTGA
- the yddE_1 gene encoding Uncharacterized isomerase yddE, with amino-acid sequence MAENYFHIAAFTGKGFRGNPAGVCLLKQPLSAAEMQAIANELSLPETSFVWDDGDMSAIRWFTPQREVDLCGHGTLAAAHVMFSVVNPALQDIRFRSASGDLYVKRDAEDGERLVLDFPSRPPQKVVEPEGLAALLGANPQEVWQANALLVVLENEAQVRALQPDIPALIALVGRAVIVSAPGETADFVSRYFTLDGGEDPVTGSAHCTLMPYWSARLGRHQLHARQISARGGELFCELKGDRTLIGGYAHTFLRGELSL; translated from the coding sequence ATGGCAGAAAATTACTTCCATATTGCGGCCTTCACCGGTAAAGGGTTTCGGGGCAATCCGGCCGGCGTCTGCCTGTTAAAGCAGCCGTTGTCGGCTGCGGAGATGCAGGCCATCGCCAATGAACTGAGCCTGCCGGAAACCAGCTTTGTCTGGGACGATGGCGATATGTCGGCCATCCGTTGGTTTACTCCCCAGCGAGAGGTCGATTTGTGCGGTCATGGCACGCTGGCGGCGGCACACGTAATGTTCAGCGTGGTGAATCCGGCGCTGCAGGATATTCGTTTCCGCTCGGCGAGCGGCGACTTGTACGTTAAACGCGACGCCGAAGATGGCGAACGCCTGGTCCTGGATTTCCCGTCCCGGCCGCCGCAGAAGGTTGTGGAGCCTGAAGGGTTGGCGGCGCTGCTGGGGGCTAATCCGCAGGAAGTGTGGCAGGCCAATGCGCTGTTGGTGGTATTGGAAAACGAAGCGCAGGTCAGGGCATTACAACCGGATATCCCGGCACTGATTGCCCTGGTTGGCCGGGCCGTGATTGTCAGTGCTCCGGGTGAGACGGCGGATTTTGTCTCGCGTTATTTTACCCTCGACGGCGGCGAAGATCCGGTGACCGGCTCCGCACACTGCACGCTGATGCCCTACTGGAGCGCACGTCTTGGTCGCCATCAGCTGCACGCCCGGCAGATTTCGGCGCGCGGCGGCGAGTTGTTCTGTGAGCTGAAGGGCGATCGCACCTTGATTGGCGGCTATGCACACACGTTTTTGCGTGGGGAATTGAGCTTGTAA